Proteins from a genomic interval of Diprion similis isolate iyDipSimi1 chromosome 10, iyDipSimi1.1, whole genome shotgun sequence:
- the LOC124411326 gene encoding uncharacterized protein LOC124411326, translating to MAIPFALPSEDEAEAQERRLQGLLLDVYGILQQVIRMRSYQNPGQNHRVNRRSGEVPGSREPPVVLVDSDLSRLPLPDLVSSAIEQLPPPMPQVTASAPSSPTRDVAFQFPELNPSAPVPSPRPRPRRRRLVSENSALKKEQPSTSYSLNGNVADENEWASVGANLRNIADDFHASKNKDSQAEKSSLPVIGGDDSSADSFLSLLIPAPLRETLWTTVALYLGWRLVSHLR from the exons ATGGCCATACCGTTCGCTCTACCGAGCGAAGACGAAGCCGAGGCTCAAGAGCGACGCCTGCAGGGTCTGCTGCTCGACGTTTACGGCATCCTGCAACAGGTTATACGGATGAGGAGCTACCAGAATCCAGGACAGAACC ACCGAGTAAACCGGCGATCCGGTGAGGTTCCAGGATCGCGAGAACCCCCTGTTGTCCTGGTGGATTCGGACCTTTCCCGTTTGCCATTGCCGGACCTCGTTTCATCGGCCATCGAACAACTCCCACCCCCGATGCCCCAGGTCACAGCCTCTGCTCCGAGCAGCCCGACGAGGGACGTTGCCTTTCAATTCCCGGAGCTGAACCCTTCGGCTCCTGTACCCAGTCCAAGACCTCGTCCCCGGAGACGACGTCTAGTGTCCGAAAACTCGGCACTCAAGAAGGAACAACCGAGCACCAGTTACTCCCTGAATGGCAATGTCGCCGATGAGAACGAGTGGGCAAGCGTTGGCGCCAACCTCAGGAACATCGCCGATGACTTTCACGCTTCTAAGAACAAG GATTCCCAGGCCGAGAAATCGAGTCTACCGGTTATCGGTGGCGATGACTCGTCGGCGGATAGTTTcttgtcacttttgatcccgGCACCGCTCCGAGAAACGCTCTGGACGACAGTCGCGTTGTATTTGGGATGGCGATTGGTGTCCCATTTGCGATAG